Proteins encoded together in one Micromonospora kangleipakensis window:
- the glgB gene encoding 1,4-alpha-glucan branching protein GlgB — MDELIAGETHDPHAVLGAHPADGRTTIRTMRRGAADVAILVGDERHPTKRVHDVGVFETVVPGEVLDYRVEVDGATHDDPYRYPPTLGDLDLHLIGEGRHERLWEALGARVFDEGVAFTVWAPNARGVRVVGDFTGWGPDDGWPMRSLGASGVWEIFVPGAHVGARYKYRILGADGHWRDKADPLAAYAEVPPATASVVHHSTYQWHDAAWLERRAKRQPHQEPMSVYEVHLGSWRPGLDYRELAEQLTAYVTELGFTHVEFLPVMEHPFGGSWGYQVTGYYSPTSRFGDPDDFRHLVDRLHQAGIGVILDWVPAHFPKDEWALARFDGTPLYEHPDPRRGEHPDWGTYVFDFGRREVRNFLVANALYWLDEFHVDGLRVDAVASMLYLDYSRQEGQWLPNRYGGRENLEAIAFLQEVNATVYKHHAGVVMVAEESTAWPGVTRPTAEGGLGFGFKWNMGWMHDTLLYTSKDPIYRQHHHHQLTFSLAYAWSENYVLPISHDEVVHGKGSLVGKMPGDTWQKLANVRALLAYMWAHPGKQLLFMGCELADDREWSEERGLDWYLTHDPARAGVQRLVADLNAAYRATPALWAQDTEPAGFRWIAGDDVANNAVSFIRIAPDGATLVCVANFSALPLEEYRVGLPAGGTWTEVINTDAHHYGGSGVGNLGTVHAQDVPWHGMVASAPLRVPPLGVLWLRRDERP; from the coding sequence ATGGACGAGCTGATCGCCGGCGAGACGCACGACCCGCACGCCGTCCTCGGCGCGCACCCCGCCGACGGGCGCACCACCATCCGCACCATGCGCCGGGGCGCCGCCGACGTGGCGATCCTCGTCGGCGACGAGCGGCACCCGACGAAGCGGGTGCACGACGTCGGCGTCTTCGAGACCGTGGTGCCGGGCGAGGTGCTCGACTACCGGGTCGAGGTGGACGGTGCCACCCACGACGACCCGTACCGCTACCCGCCCACGCTGGGCGACCTGGACCTGCACCTGATCGGCGAGGGGCGGCACGAGCGGCTCTGGGAGGCGCTCGGCGCGCGGGTCTTCGACGAGGGCGTCGCGTTCACCGTCTGGGCGCCGAACGCGCGCGGGGTGCGGGTGGTCGGCGACTTCACCGGCTGGGGGCCGGACGACGGCTGGCCGATGCGTTCCCTCGGCGCCAGCGGCGTCTGGGAGATCTTCGTGCCCGGCGCGCACGTGGGCGCCCGGTACAAGTACCGGATCCTCGGCGCCGACGGGCACTGGCGGGACAAGGCCGACCCCCTGGCGGCGTACGCGGAGGTGCCACCGGCCACCGCCTCGGTGGTGCACCACTCGACGTACCAGTGGCACGACGCGGCCTGGCTGGAGCGGCGGGCGAAGCGGCAGCCGCACCAGGAGCCGATGAGCGTGTACGAGGTGCACCTCGGCTCCTGGCGCCCCGGCCTCGACTACCGGGAGCTGGCCGAGCAGCTCACCGCGTACGTCACCGAGCTGGGCTTCACCCACGTCGAGTTCCTGCCGGTGATGGAGCACCCGTTCGGCGGCTCGTGGGGCTACCAGGTCACCGGCTACTACTCCCCCACCTCCCGCTTCGGCGACCCGGACGACTTCCGCCACCTGGTGGACCGGCTGCACCAGGCCGGCATCGGCGTCATCCTGGACTGGGTGCCCGCGCACTTCCCGAAGGACGAGTGGGCCCTGGCGCGGTTCGACGGCACCCCCCTCTACGAGCACCCCGACCCGCGCCGCGGCGAGCACCCCGACTGGGGCACGTACGTGTTCGACTTCGGCCGCCGCGAGGTGCGCAACTTCCTCGTCGCCAACGCCCTCTACTGGCTGGACGAGTTCCACGTCGACGGGCTGCGGGTCGACGCGGTCGCCTCGATGCTCTACCTGGACTACTCCCGGCAGGAGGGGCAGTGGCTGCCCAACCGGTACGGCGGCCGGGAGAACCTGGAGGCGATCGCCTTCCTCCAGGAGGTCAACGCCACCGTCTACAAGCACCACGCCGGGGTGGTGATGGTCGCCGAGGAGTCCACCGCCTGGCCGGGCGTCACCCGGCCCACCGCCGAGGGCGGCCTGGGCTTCGGCTTCAAGTGGAACATGGGCTGGATGCACGACACCCTGCTCTACACCTCGAAGGACCCGATCTACCGGCAGCATCACCACCACCAGCTCACCTTCTCCCTGGCGTACGCCTGGAGCGAGAACTACGTGCTGCCGATCAGCCACGACGAGGTGGTGCACGGCAAGGGCTCGCTGGTCGGCAAGATGCCCGGCGACACCTGGCAGAAGCTGGCCAACGTCCGGGCGCTCCTCGCGTACATGTGGGCGCACCCGGGCAAGCAGCTGCTCTTCATGGGCTGCGAGCTGGCCGACGACCGGGAGTGGAGCGAGGAGCGCGGCCTCGACTGGTACCTCACCCACGACCCGGCCCGGGCCGGCGTGCAGCGCCTCGTGGCCGACCTCAACGCCGCGTACCGGGCCACCCCGGCGCTCTGGGCGCAGGACACCGAGCCGGCCGGGTTCCGCTGGATCGCCGGGGACGATGTCGCCAACAACGCCGTCTCGTTCATCCGGATCGCCCCCGACGGCGCGACCCTGGTCTGCGTGGCGAACTTCTCCGCCCTGCCGCTCGAGGAGTACCGGGTCGGCCTGCCCGCCGGCGGCACCTGGACCGAGGTGATCAACACCGACGCGCACCACTACGGCGGCTCCGGGGTGGGCAACCTCGGCACGGTGCACGCCCAGGACGTCCCCTGGCACGGGATGGTCGCCTCGGCGCCGCTGCGGGTGCCCCCGCTCGGCGTGCTCTGGCTGCGCCGCGACGAGCGGCCGTAA
- a CDS encoding alpha-1,4-glucan--maltose-1-phosphate maltosyltransferase yields the protein MTGRFPIEDVSPVVSCGRYPAKAVVGETVPVSARAYREGHDALGCNVVWLGPDGAARPFTRMRPGEPGQDRWHATIRPDAVGDWVFTVEAFQDPYLTWQNAVAKKIAAGQGPAELANDLAEGARVLEAALDLVPAADRGRVRAAARALRDAKLPLPGRVTPALDLADLLWDHPVRELVTTGEEHRLWVDRPRALFSAWYEFFPRSEGAVPATVDEPARSGTFVTATDRLPGVAAMGFDVLYLPPIHPIGRVNRKGRNNSLTAGPDDVGSPWAIGAAEGGHDAIHPDLGTPADFREFIAAAAEQGLEVAMDLALQCAPDHPWVTEHPEWFTTRADGSIAYAENPPKKYQDIYPLNFDNDPEGIRAEVLRVVLHWVGEGIRIFRVDNPHTKPFDFWHWLIREVKQVDPDVLFLAEAFTRPAIMHGLGKIGFTQSYTYFTWRTSAVEMRAYCEELIAAADYMRPNFWPNTPDILHESLQHGGPPMFKIRAVLAALLSPSWGMYAGYELFEHVARPGAEEYLDNEKYELRPRDWAGAQAQGRSLAPFIATLNRVRRDNPALHQLRNLRFHDIDNPALLCWSKHDPVTGNTVIVVCSFDSHTVQWGNTTLDMPALGFDWHERFTVHDELTGASYDWGQRNAVRLDPYLQPAHVLTVRRPAASGPEPAMPAAPGLTVEDVPADLSGGTAPTAPAVKDDARWTS from the coding sequence GTGACTGGACGGTTCCCGATCGAAGACGTCTCCCCCGTCGTCTCCTGCGGTCGCTACCCAGCGAAGGCGGTGGTCGGGGAGACCGTGCCGGTGTCGGCCCGGGCCTACCGTGAGGGGCACGACGCGCTCGGCTGCAACGTGGTCTGGCTCGGCCCGGACGGCGCGGCCCGCCCGTTCACCCGGATGCGCCCCGGCGAGCCCGGTCAGGACCGCTGGCACGCCACCATCCGGCCGGACGCGGTCGGCGACTGGGTCTTCACCGTCGAGGCCTTCCAGGACCCGTACCTGACCTGGCAGAACGCAGTCGCCAAGAAGATCGCCGCCGGCCAGGGCCCGGCCGAGCTGGCCAACGACCTGGCCGAGGGCGCCCGGGTGCTGGAGGCGGCGCTCGACCTCGTACCGGCCGCCGACCGGGGCCGGGTCCGTGCGGCGGCCAGGGCGCTGCGCGACGCCAAGCTGCCACTGCCCGGGCGGGTCACCCCCGCCCTCGACCTGGCCGACCTGCTCTGGGACCACCCGGTCCGGGAGCTGGTCACCACCGGCGAGGAGCACCGGCTCTGGGTGGACCGCCCCCGGGCGCTCTTCTCCGCCTGGTACGAGTTCTTCCCCCGCTCCGAGGGGGCGGTCCCGGCCACCGTGGACGAGCCGGCGCGGTCGGGCACCTTCGTCACCGCGACGGACCGGCTGCCCGGCGTCGCGGCGATGGGCTTCGACGTGCTCTACCTGCCGCCGATCCACCCGATCGGCCGGGTCAACCGCAAGGGCCGCAACAACTCGCTCACCGCCGGGCCGGACGACGTCGGCTCGCCGTGGGCGATCGGCGCCGCCGAGGGCGGCCACGACGCCATCCACCCCGACCTGGGTACGCCGGCGGACTTCCGCGAGTTCATCGCCGCCGCCGCCGAGCAGGGCCTGGAGGTGGCGATGGACCTGGCGTTGCAGTGCGCCCCGGACCACCCCTGGGTGACCGAGCACCCGGAGTGGTTCACCACCCGGGCCGACGGCAGCATCGCGTACGCGGAGAACCCGCCGAAGAAGTACCAGGACATCTACCCGCTGAACTTCGACAACGACCCGGAGGGCATCCGGGCCGAGGTGCTGCGGGTGGTGCTGCACTGGGTCGGCGAGGGCATCCGGATCTTCCGGGTGGACAACCCGCACACCAAGCCGTTCGACTTCTGGCACTGGCTGATCCGGGAGGTGAAGCAGGTCGACCCGGACGTGCTGTTCCTGGCCGAGGCGTTCACCCGGCCGGCGATCATGCACGGGCTCGGCAAGATCGGCTTCACCCAGTCGTACACCTACTTCACCTGGCGCACGTCGGCGGTGGAGATGCGGGCGTACTGCGAGGAGCTGATCGCCGCGGCCGACTACATGCGGCCGAACTTCTGGCCGAACACGCCGGACATCCTGCACGAGTCGTTGCAGCACGGCGGCCCGCCGATGTTCAAGATCCGGGCGGTGCTGGCCGCGCTGCTCTCCCCCTCCTGGGGCATGTACGCCGGCTACGAGCTCTTCGAGCACGTCGCCCGCCCCGGCGCCGAGGAGTACCTGGACAACGAGAAGTACGAGCTGCGCCCCCGGGACTGGGCGGGCGCGCAGGCGCAGGGCCGCTCCCTGGCGCCGTTCATCGCCACCCTCAACCGGGTCCGCCGCGACAACCCGGCCCTGCACCAGCTGCGCAACCTGCGCTTCCATGACATCGACAACCCGGCGTTGCTCTGCTGGTCCAAGCACGACCCGGTGACCGGCAACACGGTGATCGTGGTCTGCTCGTTCGACTCGCACACCGTGCAGTGGGGCAACACCACGCTGGACATGCCGGCGCTCGGCTTCGACTGGCACGAGCGGTTCACCGTGCACGACGAGCTGACCGGCGCCAGCTACGACTGGGGGCAGCGCAACGCGGTCCGGCTCGACCCGTACCTGCAGCCCGCGCACGTGCTGACGGTCCGCCGCCCGGCCGCGTCCGGCCCGGAACCGGCCATGCCGGCGGCGCCGGGGCTGACCGTCGAAGACGTACCCGCCGACCTCTCGGGCGGCACCGCCCCGACCGCACCGGCTGTGAAGGACGACGCACGATGGACGAGCTGA
- the glgA gene encoding glycogen synthase: MTESARLRVDLLTREYPPEVYGGAGVHVEYLARELRRLADVRVHCFGVPRAEPGVTAYAEPPGLTGANAALRTMGVDLEMAAGCAGTDVVHSHTWYANLAGHTAKLLHGVPHVVTAHSLEPLRPWKAEQLGGGYALSSWCERTAVESADAVIAVSEGMKRDVLTAYPAVNPDRVRVVYNGIDTRQYAPDHNTDVVDRLGIDPARPSVVYVGRITRQKGLPYLLRAARDLPPDTQLVLLAGAPDTPEIAAEVEGLVAELRANRSGVVWVAEMLPKHEVIQVLTHATIFVCPSVYEPMGIVNLEAMACETAVVATATGGIPEVVADGETGLLVPIEQATDGSGRPLDPERFVADLGAAINELLADPARTVEFGRAGRRRAVEHFSWDAIAARTMEVYRSVGAAG; this comes from the coding sequence ATGACGGAATCCGCTCGCCTGCGCGTTGACCTGCTCACCCGGGAGTACCCGCCGGAGGTGTACGGCGGCGCCGGGGTGCACGTCGAGTACCTGGCCCGCGAGCTGCGCCGGCTCGCCGACGTCCGGGTGCACTGCTTCGGCGTGCCGCGCGCCGAGCCGGGCGTCACCGCGTACGCCGAACCGCCCGGCCTGACCGGCGCGAACGCCGCGCTGCGCACCATGGGTGTGGACCTGGAGATGGCGGCCGGCTGCGCCGGCACGGACGTGGTGCACAGCCACACCTGGTACGCCAACCTGGCCGGGCACACCGCGAAGCTGCTGCACGGGGTGCCGCACGTGGTCACCGCGCACAGCCTGGAGCCGCTGCGGCCGTGGAAGGCCGAGCAGCTCGGCGGCGGTTACGCGCTCTCCTCCTGGTGCGAGCGGACCGCCGTGGAGAGCGCCGACGCGGTGATCGCGGTGAGCGAGGGGATGAAGCGGGACGTGCTGACCGCGTACCCGGCCGTGAACCCGGACCGGGTCCGGGTGGTCTACAACGGCATCGACACCAGGCAGTACGCCCCGGACCACAACACCGACGTGGTGGACCGGCTCGGCATCGACCCGGCCCGCCCGAGCGTGGTGTACGTGGGGCGGATCACCCGGCAGAAGGGCCTGCCGTACCTGCTGCGGGCGGCCCGCGACCTGCCCCCCGACACCCAGCTGGTGCTGCTCGCCGGCGCGCCCGACACCCCGGAGATCGCCGCCGAGGTGGAGGGGCTGGTGGCCGAGCTGCGGGCCAACCGGTCCGGGGTGGTCTGGGTGGCCGAGATGCTGCCCAAGCACGAGGTGATCCAGGTGCTCACCCACGCCACGATCTTCGTCTGCCCGTCGGTCTACGAGCCGATGGGCATCGTCAACCTGGAGGCGATGGCCTGCGAGACGGCGGTGGTGGCGACCGCCACCGGCGGCATTCCCGAGGTGGTCGCCGACGGCGAGACGGGCCTGCTGGTCCCCATCGAGCAGGCGACCGACGGCAGCGGCCGGCCGCTGGACCCGGAGCGCTTCGTGGCCGACCTAGGCGCGGCGATCAACGAGCTGCTGGCCGACCCGGCGCGGACCGTCGAGTTCGGCCGGGCCGGCCGCCGGCGGGCCGTCGAGCACTTCTCCTGGGACGCGATCGCCGCCCGCACGATGGAGGTGTACCGGTCGGTGGGAGCGGCAGGTTGA
- the glgC gene encoding glucose-1-phosphate adenylyltransferase, whose translation MAAKVLAIVLAGGEGKRLMPLTTDRAKPAVPFGGMYRMVDFVLSNLANAGFLKIVVLTQYKSHSLDRHVTQTWRMSTMLGNYVTPVPAQQRRGPWWFAGSADAIYQSFNLINDEQPDHVIVFGADHIYRMDPRQMVEDHIASGAGVTVAGIRQPLSMADQFGVIEVGEDGRRIRAFREKPTDAVGLPDAPDQIYASMGNYVFSTGALCEAVERDAEDKTSKHDMGGSIIPMLVERGEANVYDFKDNEVPGSTDRDRGYWRDVGTLDSFYDAHMDLINVHPVFNLYNFDWPIYSNQPPYPPAKFVHQWGERVGRAVGSMVSPGAVISGSLVENSIVSPKVKVHSWAHVDGAVLMEGVEIGRHAVVRRAILDKNVYVPEGAEIGVDLEKDRQRYTVSDNGIVVIGKGQRVEP comes from the coding sequence ATGGCTGCCAAGGTGCTCGCGATCGTCCTGGCCGGCGGGGAGGGCAAGCGCCTGATGCCCCTGACCACCGACCGGGCGAAGCCGGCCGTCCCGTTCGGCGGGATGTACCGCATGGTCGACTTCGTCCTCTCCAACCTGGCCAACGCCGGCTTTCTGAAGATCGTCGTGCTGACCCAGTACAAGTCCCACTCGCTGGACCGGCACGTCACCCAGACCTGGCGGATGTCGACGATGCTGGGCAACTACGTCACCCCGGTGCCGGCGCAGCAGCGCCGCGGCCCGTGGTGGTTCGCCGGCTCGGCCGACGCCATCTACCAGAGCTTCAACCTGATCAACGACGAGCAGCCGGACCACGTGATCGTCTTCGGCGCCGACCACATCTACCGGATGGACCCGCGGCAGATGGTGGAGGACCACATCGCCTCCGGGGCCGGAGTGACGGTCGCCGGCATCCGCCAGCCGCTGTCGATGGCCGACCAGTTCGGCGTGATCGAGGTCGGCGAGGACGGCCGGCGGATCCGGGCGTTCCGCGAGAAGCCCACCGACGCCGTCGGGCTGCCCGACGCGCCGGACCAGATCTACGCCTCGATGGGCAACTACGTCTTCAGCACCGGCGCGCTCTGCGAGGCCGTCGAGCGCGACGCGGAGGACAAGACCAGCAAGCACGACATGGGCGGCAGCATCATCCCGATGCTGGTCGAGCGCGGCGAGGCCAACGTCTACGACTTCAAGGACAACGAGGTGCCGGGCAGCACCGACCGGGACCGCGGCTACTGGCGCGACGTGGGGACCCTCGACTCCTTCTACGACGCCCACATGGACCTGATCAACGTCCACCCGGTGTTCAACCTCTACAACTTCGACTGGCCGATCTACAGCAACCAGCCGCCGTACCCGCCGGCGAAGTTCGTCCACCAGTGGGGCGAGCGGGTCGGCCGGGCGGTCGGCTCGATGGTCTCGCCGGGCGCGGTGATCTCCGGCTCGCTGGTCGAGAACTCGATCGTCTCGCCCAAGGTGAAGGTGCACTCCTGGGCGCACGTGGACGGCGCGGTCCTCATGGAGGGTGTGGAGATCGGCCGGCACGCGGTGGTCCGCCGGGCCATCCTGGACAAGAACGTGTACGTCCCCGAGGGCGCCGAGATCGGCGTCGACCTGGAGAAGGACCGCCAGCGCTACACCGTCTCCGACAACGGCATCGTCGTCATCGGCAAGGGCCAGCGCGTCGAGCCCTGA
- the pgm gene encoding phosphoglucomutase (alpha-D-glucose-1,6-bisphosphate-dependent), translating to MAHPRAGQPAEPADLVDVPRLVTAYYAEHPDPADPAQQVSFGTSGHRGSSLKNAFNEDHILAVTQALCDYRREQGLDGPLFLARDTHALSAPAEVSALEVLAANDVTVLVDSRDGYTPTPAASHAILTHNRGRTSGLADGIVITPSHNPPDDGGFKYNPTNGGPADTDVTKWIQDRANAILAAGLKEVKRVPYARARAADTTGTYDFLARYVDDLPAAIDIDAIRDAGVRIGADPLGGASVAYWGEIAERHRLDLTVINPLVDPTWRFMTLDGDGKIRMDCSSPNAMASLIAARGTYQVSTGNDADADRHGIVTPDGGLMNPNHYLAVAIGHLFRTRSAWGPAAAVGKTLVSSSMIDRVAADLGRPLLEVPVGFKWFVPGLLDGAVGFGGEESAGASFLRRDGSTWTTDKDGILLCLLASEIIATTGKTPSQHYAELTERFGAPAYARIDAPATREQKAVLGKLSPEQVTATELAGEPITATLTTAPGNGAPIGGLKVTTESGWFAARPSGTEDVYKIYAESFRGADHLAQIQEEAKALVDGVLAKA from the coding sequence GTGGCCCATCCCCGTGCCGGCCAGCCCGCCGAGCCCGCCGACCTGGTCGACGTGCCCCGGCTGGTGACCGCCTACTACGCCGAGCACCCGGATCCGGCGGACCCGGCACAGCAGGTCTCCTTCGGCACCTCGGGGCACCGCGGGTCCAGCCTGAAGAACGCCTTCAACGAGGACCACATCCTCGCGGTCACCCAGGCGCTCTGCGACTACCGGCGCGAGCAGGGCCTCGACGGGCCGCTCTTCCTGGCCCGGGACACCCACGCGCTCTCCGCCCCGGCCGAGGTCAGCGCGCTGGAGGTGCTCGCCGCCAACGACGTCACCGTGCTGGTGGACAGTCGGGACGGCTACACCCCGACCCCGGCCGCGTCGCACGCGATCCTCACCCACAACCGGGGCCGCACCAGCGGGCTCGCCGACGGCATCGTGATCACCCCGTCGCACAACCCGCCCGACGACGGCGGGTTCAAGTACAACCCGACCAACGGCGGCCCCGCCGACACCGACGTCACCAAGTGGATCCAGGACCGGGCCAACGCCATCCTCGCCGCCGGTCTCAAGGAGGTGAAGCGCGTCCCGTACGCCCGGGCGCGCGCCGCCGACACCACCGGGACGTACGACTTCCTCGCCCGCTACGTCGACGACCTGCCCGCCGCGATCGACATCGACGCCATCCGGGACGCGGGGGTGCGCATCGGCGCGGACCCGCTCGGTGGGGCCAGCGTCGCCTATTGGGGGGAGATCGCCGAGCGGCACCGCCTGGACCTCACGGTGATCAACCCGCTGGTCGATCCGACCTGGCGGTTCATGACCCTGGACGGCGACGGCAAGATCCGGATGGACTGCTCCTCGCCGAACGCGATGGCCTCGCTGATCGCCGCCCGCGGGACCTACCAGGTCTCCACCGGCAACGACGCCGACGCCGACCGGCACGGCATCGTCACCCCGGACGGCGGCCTGATGAACCCGAACCACTACCTGGCGGTGGCGATCGGCCACCTGTTCCGGACCCGGTCGGCCTGGGGACCGGCGGCGGCGGTCGGCAAGACCCTGGTCTCCTCCTCGATGATCGACCGGGTGGCCGCCGACCTGGGCCGCCCGCTGCTGGAGGTGCCGGTCGGCTTCAAGTGGTTCGTGCCCGGGCTGCTCGACGGGGCGGTCGGCTTCGGCGGCGAGGAGAGCGCCGGCGCGTCGTTCCTGCGCCGCGACGGCAGCACCTGGACCACCGACAAGGATGGCATTTTGCTCTGTCTGCTCGCCTCGGAGATCATCGCGACCACCGGGAAGACGCCCAGCCAGCACTACGCCGAGCTGACCGAGCGCTTCGGCGCCCCCGCGTACGCCCGGATCGACGCCCCGGCGACCCGCGAGCAGAAGGCGGTGCTCGGCAAGCTCTCCCCGGAGCAGGTCACCGCCACCGAACTGGCCGGCGAGCCGATCACCGCCACGCTCACCACGGCCCCGGGCAACGGCGCGCCGATCGGCGGGCTGAAGGTGACCACCGAGTCCGGCTGGTTCGCCGCCCGCCCGTCCGGCACCGAGGACGTCTACAAGATTTACGCCGAGTCGTTCCGCGGGGCCGACCACCTCGCCCAGATCCAGGAGGAGGCGAAGGCACTGGTGGACGGGGTGCTGGCCAAGGCCTGA
- a CDS encoding NAD(+)/NADH kinase: MAGLGLVLHPTRDVSEVVEIIERWASRHRKTLMVRAEDAHRVPRTVEPVPAGEVAARADALISIGGDGTMLGALRLAVRDPKPVLGVHLGRLGFLIEVEPPDLPAALDRISAHDFTVESHACLACDVCGDDVVAFNDIAMVRQPGSGFVTATLAVDGQRYGYYRCDALVVSTPTGSTAYSYAAGGPLVSPAADAVVVTPSAPMAGISRSVVLSPQERIRLELEPNSAAVAVEMDGVIFKDAATEGWVDISYRRDAGRVVRFDPLRHQERNQLKLSLLDLPFLPDQLRELLPDEIRRQRHERELPPPC; this comes from the coding sequence GTGGCGGGGCTGGGTCTGGTACTGCACCCCACCCGGGACGTCTCCGAGGTGGTCGAGATCATCGAACGGTGGGCGTCGCGCCACCGCAAGACGCTGATGGTGCGCGCGGAGGACGCGCACCGGGTGCCGCGCACCGTCGAGCCGGTCCCCGCCGGCGAGGTGGCCGCCCGCGCGGACGCCCTGATCAGCATAGGCGGGGACGGCACCATGCTCGGCGCACTGCGCTTGGCGGTACGGGATCCGAAGCCCGTGCTCGGGGTGCACCTGGGGCGGCTGGGTTTCCTGATCGAGGTCGAGCCGCCGGACCTGCCGGCGGCGCTGGACCGGATCAGCGCGCACGACTTCACCGTCGAGTCGCACGCCTGCCTGGCCTGCGACGTGTGCGGCGACGACGTGGTGGCCTTCAACGACATCGCGATGGTCCGCCAGCCCGGCTCCGGCTTCGTCACCGCCACCCTTGCCGTGGACGGCCAGCGATATGGCTACTACCGCTGCGACGCCCTGGTGGTGAGCACGCCGACCGGCTCGACGGCGTACAGCTACGCCGCGGGCGGTCCGCTGGTCTCCCCGGCGGCGGACGCGGTGGTGGTGACCCCGTCGGCGCCGATGGCGGGCATCTCCCGGTCGGTGGTGCTCTCGCCGCAGGAGCGCATCCGGCTGGAGCTGGAGCCGAACTCGGCGGCGGTCGCCGTCGAGATGGACGGGGTGATTTTCAAGGACGCGGCGACCGAGGGGTGGGTGGACATCAGCTACCGCCGGGACGCCGGCCGGGTGGTCCGCTTCGACCCGCTCCGTCACCAGGAGCGCAACCAGCTCAAGTTGAGCCTGCTCGACCTGCCGTTCCTGCCCGACCAGCTCCGCGAGCTGCTTCCCGACGAAATACGGCGGCAGCGCCACGAGCGGGAGCTGCCGCCGCCCTGCTGA
- a CDS encoding acyltransferase family protein, translating to MRAPSQAPSSRLYVLDGLRLVAALLVVGFHFTIFAKPWGVPNGSALPELAVATQFGWLGVYLFFLISGFVICMSAEGRSVAQFATARITRLYPAYWFAVLATTAVLTLWPVVAKPLSPGDVLTNLTMFQDLIGVKRVDVVYWTLSVELRFYLLFGVFVLVRGYTPRRVLLFAAGWLVASLFATSHFPLLTKLLVPRDSACFVAGMALYLIYRHGSNIYLWGLVGASWLVALEMIGSMTPTGPVRNVFSPTQVAVVEAAVMTVFFLIMAAVATRRLAVGWRWLTTAGALTYPLYLLHEFIGWTMIHHLRRVLPPWATLLVVVLTFLVISWLVYRLVEKPVAGWLRRRFAEARLSSDFLRQSPPAQSSAARTDLDRKAASPVAADPVAGQQEHWPPAPLPLAPATAGTSR from the coding sequence GTGAGAGCGCCCTCCCAGGCCCCCTCATCGCGCCTGTACGTCCTCGACGGCTTGCGGCTCGTCGCCGCACTCCTCGTCGTGGGTTTCCATTTCACGATCTTCGCCAAGCCCTGGGGCGTCCCGAACGGCTCGGCGCTGCCCGAGCTGGCCGTGGCCACCCAGTTCGGCTGGCTGGGCGTCTACCTCTTCTTTCTGATCAGCGGTTTCGTGATCTGCATGAGCGCCGAGGGGCGGAGCGTGGCACAGTTCGCCACCGCCCGGATCACCCGGCTCTACCCCGCGTACTGGTTTGCGGTGCTCGCGACGACGGCGGTGCTCACCCTGTGGCCGGTGGTCGCCAAGCCGCTGTCGCCCGGTGACGTGCTGACCAACCTGACCATGTTCCAGGACCTGATCGGGGTGAAGCGGGTCGACGTCGTCTACTGGACCCTCTCCGTCGAGCTGCGCTTCTACCTGCTGTTCGGGGTGTTCGTGCTGGTCCGCGGTTACACCCCGCGCCGGGTGCTGCTCTTCGCCGCGGGCTGGCTGGTCGCCAGCCTCTTCGCCACCAGCCACTTCCCGCTGCTCACCAAGCTGCTGGTCCCCAGGGACTCCGCCTGCTTCGTTGCGGGCATGGCGCTGTACCTCATCTACCGGCACGGTTCCAACATCTACCTCTGGGGCCTGGTCGGGGCGTCCTGGCTCGTCGCGCTGGAAATGATCGGCTCGATGACGCCAACCGGACCGGTCCGCAACGTGTTCTCCCCGACGCAGGTCGCCGTCGTCGAGGCGGCGGTGATGACGGTGTTCTTCCTGATCATGGCCGCCGTAGCGACCCGCCGTCTCGCGGTGGGCTGGCGCTGGCTCACCACCGCCGGGGCGCTGACCTACCCGCTCTACCTCCTGCACGAGTTCATCGGCTGGACGATGATCCACCACCTCCGCCGGGTGCTGCCACCGTGGGCGACCCTGCTCGTCGTGGTGCTGACGTTCCTGGTGATCTCGTGGCTGGTGTACCGGCTCGTCGAGAAGCCGGTTGCCGGCTGGCTGCGGCGCCGGTTCGCCGAGGCCCGTCTCTCCTCGGACTTCCTCCGGCAGTCGCCGCCCGCCCAGTCGTCCGCCGCGCGGACCGACCTCGACCGGAAGGCGGCTTCGCCGGTGGCCGCCGACCCGGTGGCCGGGCAGCAGGAACACTGGCCCCCCGCGCCGCTGCCCCTAGCCCCGGCGACGGCGGGCACCTCCCGCTGA